A window of the Streptomyces griseochromogenes genome harbors these coding sequences:
- a CDS encoding glycoside hydrolase family 6 protein has product MYDSTGARPSARARASAAVLGAALLLAGCSSGDGDKPDDHAGRITQQPKSADPFWVNPDTNAARQVATYEKAGKKTEAGQIRKIAEQPTGEWIGPENPEQEARGFTEAAEKSDRTALLVLYDIPHRDCGQYSQGGAADGNAYRAWIDGVAQGIGDRAATVVLEPDALLHLVDGCTPGQFQEERYDLLKGAVAKLKSLKNTKVYLDAGNAGWGHPDQIFQPLKRAGIDQADGFSVNVSNFYSTQDSIAYGKQLSAKVGGKHFVIDTSRNGNGPDTAGNPSERWCNPPGRSLGEAPTTKTTDPLVDAYLWVKRPGESDGDCKGGPKAGDWWASYALALAKNSE; this is encoded by the coding sequence ATGTACGACAGCACGGGGGCCCGGCCTTCGGCACGGGCACGGGCGTCCGCGGCGGTGCTCGGGGCGGCACTGCTGCTGGCGGGGTGCTCCTCCGGCGACGGGGACAAGCCCGACGACCACGCCGGCCGGATCACCCAGCAACCCAAGTCCGCCGACCCGTTCTGGGTGAACCCGGACACCAACGCGGCCCGCCAGGTCGCCACCTACGAGAAGGCGGGCAAGAAGACCGAGGCCGGGCAGATCCGCAAGATCGCCGAACAGCCGACGGGGGAGTGGATCGGCCCGGAGAACCCCGAGCAGGAGGCCCGCGGCTTCACCGAGGCCGCCGAGAAGTCCGACCGCACCGCCCTGCTCGTCCTCTACGACATCCCGCACCGCGACTGCGGCCAGTACTCACAGGGCGGCGCCGCCGACGGCAACGCCTACCGCGCCTGGATCGACGGCGTCGCCCAGGGCATCGGCGACCGCGCCGCCACCGTCGTCCTCGAACCGGACGCCCTGCTCCACCTCGTCGACGGCTGCACCCCGGGCCAGTTCCAGGAGGAGCGCTACGACCTGCTCAAGGGTGCCGTCGCCAAGCTCAAGTCCCTGAAGAACACCAAGGTCTACCTGGACGCGGGCAACGCGGGCTGGGGCCACCCCGACCAGATCTTCCAGCCCCTGAAGCGGGCCGGCATCGACCAGGCCGACGGCTTCTCCGTCAACGTCTCCAACTTCTACTCCACCCAGGACTCCATCGCCTACGGCAAACAGCTCTCGGCCAAGGTGGGCGGCAAGCACTTCGTCATCGACACCAGCCGCAACGGCAACGGCCCCGACACGGCCGGCAACCCCTCCGAACGCTGGTGCAACCCGCCCGGCCGCTCCCTGGGAGAAGCCCCCACGACGAAGACGACCGACCCCCTGGTCGACGCGTACCTGTGGGTGAAGCGCCCCGGGGAGTCGGACGGCGACTGCAAGGGAGGCCCGAAGGCAGGGGATTGGTGGGCGAGTTACGCACTCGCCCTTGCCAAGAACAGCGAGTGA
- a CDS encoding TIGR03364 family FAD-dependent oxidoreductase encodes MRVTVVGAGVVGTMHAWQAVERGHQVVQIEREAEARGASLRNFGQIWVSGRAGGEELETALRARELWEEIGGRVPALGFRANGSLTPVRGDLELAVAEAAVARPDAADRGYKLVTPGEARALNPALRGDFTAALHCERDAAVEPRTAQLALREELLKSPNYTFLPGREVREVVGAGSVRDDHGDVHHADAVVLCTGAWLSGLVRELAGPDLPVRRVRLQMMQTDPLGEPLTTSVADTDSFRYYPAYASPALDALNAAQPQPATAAEHKMQLLMVQRADGGLTIGDTHEYEHPFAFDTLEDPYDHLTGVVESFLGRPLPKIRRRWAGVYAQCTDTSRVVHRQQVSDGVWLVTGPGGRGMTCSPAIAETTANELGW; translated from the coding sequence GTGAGAGTGACAGTCGTCGGAGCAGGCGTGGTGGGCACCATGCACGCCTGGCAAGCAGTGGAACGCGGCCACCAGGTCGTCCAGATCGAGCGTGAGGCGGAGGCGCGCGGCGCCTCGCTGCGCAACTTCGGACAGATCTGGGTCAGCGGGCGCGCAGGCGGAGAAGAGCTGGAGACCGCGCTGCGGGCGCGGGAGCTGTGGGAGGAGATCGGCGGGCGCGTGCCCGCGCTCGGGTTCCGCGCCAACGGGTCGCTGACCCCGGTGCGCGGAGATCTCGAACTCGCCGTCGCGGAAGCCGCCGTGGCCCGCCCGGACGCTGCCGACCGTGGCTACAAGCTGGTGACCCCCGGCGAGGCCCGGGCCCTCAACCCCGCCCTGCGCGGCGACTTCACCGCCGCCCTCCACTGCGAGCGCGACGCCGCCGTCGAGCCGCGTACCGCCCAGCTCGCCCTGCGCGAAGAGCTGCTGAAGTCCCCGAACTACACCTTCCTGCCGGGCCGCGAGGTCCGCGAGGTGGTCGGCGCGGGAAGCGTGCGCGACGACCACGGGGACGTGCACCACGCCGACGCCGTCGTCCTGTGCACCGGCGCCTGGCTCAGCGGACTCGTCCGCGAGCTGGCCGGACCCGATCTGCCCGTGCGCCGCGTCCGCCTCCAGATGATGCAGACGGACCCGCTGGGCGAGCCGCTGACCACCTCGGTCGCGGACACCGACAGCTTCCGCTACTACCCCGCCTACGCCTCCCCGGCGCTCGACGCGCTCAACGCCGCGCAGCCGCAGCCGGCGACCGCCGCCGAGCACAAGATGCAGCTGCTCATGGTGCAGCGCGCCGACGGCGGCCTGACCATCGGCGACACCCACGAGTACGAGCACCCCTTCGCCTTCGACACCCTGGAGGATCCCTACGACCACCTCACCGGCGTGGTCGAGTCCTTCCTCGGCCGGCCGCTGCCGAAGATCCGGCGCCGCTGGGCCGGCGTGTACGCGCAGTGCACCGACACCAGCCGGGTCGTGCACCGCCAGCAGGTGAGCGACGGGGTGTGGCTGGTCACCGGGCCCGGCGGGCGCGGCATGACCTGCTCGCCGGCGATCGCCGAAACCACCGCGAACGAACTGGGCTGGTGA
- a CDS encoding alkaline phosphatase family protein, producing the protein MPNLSRRTFLVSAAVVAASAGPLGAAARAATRTPKVLVVGLDGCLLSRIKDADAPNLDALMTAGLTAPSSIYANPLAPTLSGPGWSTIITGVWPDKHNVKDNTFTGARFARYPDFLTRVETAKPQLVTYAVSSWAPITDTVFSSKVDTRVSTPSAEYDTGTASRAVAELRDGNPDAVFVQLDNIDHAGHSYGAASQQYLDAIHGADAQVGQMVAAVKSRATYADEDWLIMVTADHGHTDPGGHGGSTLQERQTFMIATGPALAPGSVRHDVKMPDIAASALAHLGIALDPAWDLDGRPVQQPAPDDFDALRGQLQARVDETGIPASILGFTHTPPAGWSVDNSAMGGGGVTEWRGWSFTTDEFWTQTQRDQNRECNVRARDVFAVADGDEWSDKSLTGSFDSTLVSPAYPVTGGRTATLAYTTYYRQESPQKGEVLVSYDGAAPVSVRTYTADVPSRTETVTLQVPAGASTVRVRFRYTGGNNWYWVVDGVRITQ; encoded by the coding sequence GTGCCCAATCTCTCCCGTCGTACGTTCCTCGTCTCCGCCGCCGTGGTCGCCGCCTCGGCCGGTCCGCTCGGCGCCGCCGCCCGTGCGGCCACCCGCACGCCGAAGGTACTGGTCGTCGGCCTGGACGGCTGCCTGCTCAGCCGTATCAAGGACGCCGACGCCCCGAACCTCGACGCCCTGATGACCGCGGGCCTCACCGCGCCCAGCAGCATCTACGCCAACCCGCTCGCGCCCACCCTGTCCGGCCCCGGCTGGTCGACGATCATCACCGGCGTGTGGCCGGACAAGCACAACGTCAAGGACAACACCTTCACCGGCGCCCGGTTCGCCCGGTACCCGGACTTCCTCACCCGCGTCGAGACGGCCAAGCCGCAGCTGGTGACGTACGCCGTCTCCTCCTGGGCGCCGATCACCGACACCGTCTTCTCCTCGAAGGTCGACACCCGGGTCTCCACGCCGAGCGCCGAGTACGACACCGGCACCGCCTCCCGCGCCGTCGCAGAGCTCAGGGACGGCAACCCGGACGCGGTCTTCGTCCAGCTCGACAACATCGACCACGCGGGACACAGCTACGGCGCCGCCTCCCAGCAGTACCTGGACGCCATCCACGGCGCCGACGCCCAGGTCGGCCAGATGGTGGCCGCCGTCAAGTCCCGGGCCACGTACGCCGACGAGGACTGGCTGATCATGGTCACCGCCGACCACGGCCACACCGACCCCGGCGGCCACGGCGGCTCCACCCTCCAGGAGCGCCAGACCTTCATGATCGCCACCGGGCCGGCCCTCGCGCCCGGTTCGGTCCGCCACGACGTGAAGATGCCCGACATCGCCGCCTCCGCGCTCGCCCACCTCGGCATCGCGCTCGACCCCGCCTGGGACCTGGACGGCCGCCCCGTCCAGCAGCCCGCCCCCGACGACTTCGACGCCCTGCGCGGCCAGTTGCAGGCCCGCGTCGACGAGACCGGCATCCCGGCGAGCATCCTCGGCTTCACCCACACCCCGCCCGCCGGCTGGTCCGTCGACAACTCCGCGATGGGCGGCGGCGGGGTCACCGAGTGGCGCGGCTGGTCCTTCACCACCGACGAGTTCTGGACCCAGACCCAGCGCGACCAGAACCGCGAGTGCAACGTCCGGGCCCGCGACGTCTTCGCGGTCGCCGACGGCGACGAGTGGAGCGACAAGAGCCTGACCGGCTCCTTCGACTCCACCCTGGTCAGCCCGGCCTACCCGGTCACCGGCGGCCGCACCGCCACCCTCGCCTACACCACCTACTACCGGCAGGAGTCCCCGCAGAAGGGCGAGGTCCTCGTCTCCTACGACGGCGCCGCCCCCGTCTCCGTGCGCACCTACACCGCCGACGTCCCCTCGCGCACCGAGACCGTCACGCTCCAGGTCCCGGCCGGGGCGAGCACGGTCCGGGTCCGCTTCCGTTACACCGGGGGGAACAACTGGTACTGGGTGGTCGACGGCGTGCGGATCACCCAGTGA
- a CDS encoding ABC transporter permease yields MLVHSRKAKWAVWAVFLVLFLPLFALPLLVVLGASFATHWSSVLPSGLTTANYRSATRGEALQALTTSLVTAVTASLLALAVGTWAALAGAALKKRHRRILDALFVLPVAVPSVVVGLSVLVAFSKPPMLLNGTRWIVIVAHTVLVTAFAHQSVSAAITRLDPAYEQAAASLGARPAYVLWRVRLPLLLPSLTAAAGLCFALSMGELSATMMLYPPDWTPLPVLIYAATDRGALFVGSAVAVVLMAATLLVLFAVSRVRTKASYR; encoded by the coding sequence GTGCTGGTGCATAGCCGCAAGGCCAAGTGGGCCGTATGGGCCGTGTTCCTCGTCCTGTTCCTGCCGCTGTTCGCCCTGCCCCTTCTCGTCGTCCTCGGCGCCTCCTTCGCCACCCACTGGTCCAGCGTCCTGCCCTCGGGCCTGACGACGGCCAACTACCGCTCCGCCACTCGCGGCGAGGCCCTCCAGGCGCTGACCACCAGCCTGGTCACCGCCGTCACCGCGAGCCTGCTCGCCCTGGCCGTCGGCACCTGGGCCGCGCTGGCCGGGGCAGCCCTGAAGAAGCGTCACCGCCGTATCCTCGACGCCTTGTTCGTGCTGCCGGTCGCCGTGCCGTCCGTGGTGGTCGGACTGTCGGTCCTGGTGGCCTTCTCCAAGCCGCCGATGCTGCTCAACGGCACCCGGTGGATCGTGATCGTCGCCCACACCGTGCTGGTCACCGCCTTCGCCCACCAGTCCGTGTCGGCGGCGATCACCCGCCTCGACCCGGCGTACGAACAGGCCGCCGCCTCCCTCGGCGCCCGGCCCGCGTACGTCCTGTGGCGGGTGCGGCTGCCGCTCCTGCTGCCCTCGCTCACCGCCGCCGCCGGCCTCTGCTTCGCCCTGTCCATGGGCGAGCTGAGCGCCACGATGATGCTCTACCCGCCCGACTGGACCCCGCTTCCCGTCCTGATCTACGCGGCCACCGACCGGGGCGCCCTGTTCGTGGGCTCCGCCGTCGCGGTGGTCCTCATGGCCGCGACCCTGCTCGTCCTGTTCGCCGTCTCCAGGGTCCGCACCAAAGCCTCCTACCGCTGA
- a CDS encoding 2-aminoethylphosphonate ABC transporter permease subunit translates to MASNPALQAVPTRSALRNDRPQRLRPLLWTLPPTAALALFFLYPLALVVQQSFRPDSGGTSVRPYADVFASEAFRNALWTTVWLAVASTVGCLVLGFLLALVIAFVPFPGAKAVARFIDVFLSFPSFLITLALLFIYGSVGMANGVWTDVTGAAEGPFQFLTTPWGVLLAEITYFTPFVMRPLLAAFSQLDTAQLEAASSLGARAPRIVRQVILPEALPALAAGGSLVLVLCLNEFGIVLFTGAKGVTTLPMLVYSKAILESDYPGACVVAVVNVLISVGLYGLYRVVSRRAGA, encoded by the coding sequence ATGGCGAGTAACCCGGCGCTGCAGGCTGTGCCCACCCGTTCCGCCCTGCGCAACGACCGCCCGCAGCGGTTGCGGCCGCTCCTGTGGACCCTTCCCCCGACGGCCGCCCTCGCCCTCTTCTTCCTCTACCCCCTCGCCCTCGTCGTCCAGCAGTCCTTCCGGCCCGACAGCGGTGGCACCTCCGTGCGGCCGTACGCCGACGTCTTCGCCTCCGAGGCGTTCCGGAACGCGCTGTGGACCACCGTGTGGCTGGCGGTGGCCTCCACCGTCGGCTGTCTGGTCCTCGGGTTCCTGCTGGCGCTGGTCATCGCGTTCGTGCCGTTCCCCGGGGCGAAGGCGGTGGCGCGGTTCATCGATGTGTTCCTGTCCTTCCCGTCCTTCCTGATCACGCTGGCGCTGCTGTTCATCTACGGCAGCGTCGGCATGGCCAACGGGGTGTGGACGGACGTCACCGGGGCGGCGGAGGGACCCTTCCAGTTCCTGACCACACCCTGGGGCGTGCTGCTGGCGGAGATCACCTACTTCACGCCCTTCGTGATGCGGCCGCTGCTCGCCGCCTTCTCCCAGCTCGACACCGCGCAGCTGGAGGCGGCCAGTTCGCTCGGCGCCCGCGCGCCGCGCATCGTGCGGCAGGTGATCCTGCCGGAGGCGCTGCCCGCGCTCGCGGCCGGCGGGAGCCTCGTCTTGGTGCTGTGTCTCAACGAGTTCGGCATCGTGCTGTTCACCGGAGCGAAGGGGGTCACGACCCTGCCGATGCTCGTCTACAGCAAGGCGATCCTGGAGTCCGACTACCCGGGCGCCTGCGTGGTCGCCGTCGTCAACGTCCTGATCTCCGTGGGGCTGTACGGCCTCTACCGGGTGGTGAGCCGTCGTGCTGGTGCATAG
- a CDS encoding class F sortase: MSDGQERTTGTGHLATAAAWAVLLLGLWLWGRSVTDVPPSPSGPATGDVAGLGRQVRLPPAAAPLAPALPQRVDIPELGVQAPVVARGLDSRGAVDPPPFDQPGVVGWYRSGTTPGAAGAALMVGHVDTATRPAVFYKLSSLQPGETVRVVRADGKVAHFTIDDIRVLARDDFDAQQAYGPRKPGRAELRLITCGGAFDRTTHSYTANVVVSAYLSGTGP; the protein is encoded by the coding sequence ATGTCCGACGGGCAGGAGCGCACCACCGGCACCGGGCACCTGGCCACCGCGGCGGCCTGGGCCGTCCTGCTGCTCGGACTGTGGCTGTGGGGGCGCAGCGTGACCGACGTACCGCCGAGCCCCTCCGGACCCGCCACCGGCGACGTGGCCGGACTCGGCCGGCAGGTCCGGCTGCCGCCCGCGGCCGCACCCCTCGCGCCCGCGCTCCCGCAGCGCGTCGACATCCCGGAACTCGGCGTGCAGGCGCCCGTGGTGGCCCGTGGCCTGGACAGCCGGGGAGCTGTCGACCCGCCGCCGTTCGACCAGCCGGGCGTGGTCGGCTGGTACCGCTCCGGAACCACGCCCGGCGCGGCGGGAGCCGCGCTGATGGTGGGACACGTCGACACCGCGACCCGGCCCGCCGTCTTCTACAAGCTCAGCAGCCTGCAGCCCGGCGAGACGGTCCGGGTGGTCCGCGCGGACGGCAAGGTCGCCCACTTCACCATCGACGACATCCGCGTCCTGGCCCGTGACGACTTCGACGCCCAGCAGGCCTACGGCCCCCGCAAGCCCGGCCGCGCCGAGCTCCGCCTGATCACCTGCGGCGGCGCCTTCGACCGCACGACCCACAGCTACACGGCCAACGTGGTGGTCTCCGCCTACCTCTCCGGCACCGGCCCCTGA
- a CDS encoding 2-aminoethylphosphonate ABC transporter substrate-binding protein has translation MPRNTLRLAIAVSLLATPLLSACGGSSAASDEKAVTVYSADGLKGENGDGWYDKVFADFTKQTGIKVKYVEGGSGEMVQRAVREKSNPQADVLVTLPPFIQQADSKGLLEKYEPKDAVQVSGADKAVDGTWTSVVNNYFGFVYNKKELKKAPTTWDELLDGKYKNKLQYSTPGVAGDGTAVLIKAIHDFGGKDQALAYLKKLQANNVGPSASTGKLAPKVDKGELLVANGDVQMNYAQSKTMPGLGIWFPAKQGGKPTTFALPYAAGLVTKAPHSENGKKLLDFMLAQKQQQEVSEIGGGFSARSDVKAVDANAIALAKLMDGVDIFAPDWKDIDTNLASYVEDWKSATGS, from the coding sequence ATGCCCAGAAACACCCTCAGACTCGCCATCGCCGTCTCCCTCCTCGCCACCCCGCTGCTGTCCGCGTGCGGCGGCTCCTCCGCCGCCTCCGACGAGAAGGCCGTCACCGTCTACAGCGCCGACGGCCTCAAGGGCGAGAACGGCGACGGCTGGTACGACAAGGTCTTCGCCGACTTCACCAAGCAGACCGGGATCAAGGTCAAGTACGTCGAGGGCGGCTCCGGCGAGATGGTGCAGCGCGCCGTCCGCGAGAAGAGCAACCCGCAGGCCGACGTGCTGGTCACCCTCCCGCCGTTCATCCAGCAGGCCGACAGCAAGGGCCTGCTGGAGAAGTACGAGCCGAAGGACGCCGTCCAGGTCAGCGGCGCCGACAAGGCCGTCGACGGCACCTGGACCTCCGTCGTCAACAACTACTTCGGCTTCGTCTACAACAAGAAGGAGCTGAAGAAGGCCCCCACCACCTGGGACGAGCTGCTCGACGGCAAGTACAAGAACAAGCTCCAGTACTCCACCCCCGGTGTCGCCGGCGACGGAACCGCCGTACTGATCAAGGCCATCCACGACTTCGGCGGCAAGGACCAGGCCCTCGCCTACCTGAAGAAGCTCCAGGCCAACAACGTCGGCCCGTCCGCCTCCACCGGCAAGCTCGCCCCCAAGGTCGACAAGGGCGAACTGCTCGTCGCCAACGGCGACGTCCAGATGAACTACGCCCAGTCCAAGACCATGCCGGGCCTCGGCATCTGGTTCCCGGCGAAGCAGGGCGGCAAGCCCACCACGTTCGCCCTGCCCTACGCGGCCGGCCTGGTCACCAAGGCCCCGCACAGCGAGAACGGCAAGAAGCTCCTCGACTTCATGCTCGCGCAGAAGCAGCAGCAGGAGGTCAGCGAGATCGGCGGCGGCTTCAGCGCCCGCTCGGACGTCAAGGCCGTCGACGCCAACGCCATCGCGCTCGCCAAGCTGATGGACGGCGTGGACATCTTCGCGCCGGACTGGAAGGACATCGACACGAACCTCGCGTCCTACGTCGAGGACTGGAAGTCCGCCACCGGCAGCTGA
- a CDS encoding HAD-IIA family hydrolase yields the protein MADRKPIESWLTDMDGVLIHEGVPIPGADAFLKKLRESGRPFLVLTNNSIYTARDLHARLRRMGLDVPVENIWTSALATAQFLDDQRPGGSAYVIGEAGLTTALHDIGYILTDHEPDFVILGETRTYSFESLTKAVRLINDGARFIATNPDNVGPSTEGDLPATGSVAALITAATRKKPYFVGKPNPLMMRAGLNAIGAHSETSAMIGDRMDTDVLAGLEAGMRTFLVLTGVTQPDDIDRYPFRPSQVVDSIADLVDLV from the coding sequence ATGGCAGACCGCAAGCCCATCGAATCGTGGCTCACCGACATGGACGGCGTCCTCATCCACGAGGGGGTCCCGATCCCGGGCGCCGACGCCTTCCTGAAGAAGCTCCGCGAGTCCGGGCGCCCCTTCCTGGTGCTCACCAACAATTCCATCTACACCGCCCGTGACCTGCACGCCCGGCTGCGCCGGATGGGCCTGGACGTGCCGGTGGAGAACATCTGGACCTCCGCGCTGGCCACCGCCCAGTTCCTGGACGACCAGCGGCCCGGCGGCAGCGCCTACGTCATCGGCGAGGCGGGCCTGACCACGGCGCTGCACGACATCGGCTACATCCTCACCGACCACGAGCCCGACTTCGTGATCCTCGGCGAGACCCGCACCTACTCCTTCGAGTCCCTGACCAAGGCCGTACGCCTGATCAACGACGGCGCCCGGTTCATCGCCACCAACCCCGACAACGTCGGCCCCTCCACCGAGGGCGACCTGCCCGCCACCGGCTCGGTCGCCGCCCTGATCACCGCCGCCACCCGCAAGAAGCCGTATTTCGTCGGCAAGCCCAACCCGCTCATGATGCGGGCCGGGCTCAACGCGATCGGCGCCCACTCGGAGACCTCCGCGATGATCGGCGACCGCATGGACACCGACGTGCTCGCGGGCCTGGAGGCCGGGATGCGCACCTTCCTGGTGCTGACCGGGGTCACCCAGCCCGACGACATCGACCGCTACCCCTTCCGCCCCTCCCAGGTCGTCGACTCCATCGCGGACCTGGTCGACCTCGTCTGA
- a CDS encoding GntR family transcriptional regulator, producing the protein MDYPNDQAPGAPVRSGIPEHGRIPKYYAVKARIAGLLEELGEDSVIPTERDLAERYDVARETVRQAVRELVLEGRLRRRGRGTVVAGPKLAQPLSLASYTEGVRRQGRTPGRTLVTLDRFPCPEPLAAEAGLVRGEPVWHLERVLLADDERVGLESTYVAVGRVPRLDVDFDPDSSFYAYLKAQGIDFGDADERIETVLATPREALLIGTPPALPMLLIHRVSRDTQGRPLERVRTLYRGDRFSFTAHLGG; encoded by the coding sequence GTGGACTACCCGAACGACCAGGCCCCCGGCGCCCCCGTCCGCTCCGGCATCCCCGAGCACGGACGCATCCCGAAGTACTACGCGGTGAAGGCGCGCATCGCCGGACTGCTGGAGGAGTTGGGGGAGGACAGCGTCATCCCCACCGAGCGCGATCTCGCCGAGCGGTACGACGTCGCCCGCGAAACCGTCCGGCAGGCCGTACGGGAGCTGGTGCTGGAGGGGCGTCTGCGGCGGCGCGGGCGGGGGACCGTCGTCGCCGGACCCAAGCTGGCCCAGCCCCTCTCCCTCGCCAGCTATACCGAGGGAGTGCGCAGGCAGGGCCGTACGCCCGGTCGTACGCTCGTCACCCTCGACCGCTTCCCGTGTCCGGAACCGCTCGCCGCGGAGGCCGGGCTCGTCCGGGGCGAACCCGTCTGGCACCTGGAGCGCGTGCTGCTCGCCGACGACGAGCGGGTCGGCCTGGAGAGCACCTACGTCGCCGTCGGGCGGGTGCCGCGTCTCGACGTCGACTTCGATCCCGACTCCTCCTTCTACGCCTATCTGAAGGCCCAGGGCATCGACTTCGGCGACGCCGACGAGCGCATCGAGACCGTGCTGGCCACCCCCCGCGAGGCCCTGCTCATCGGCACCCCGCCGGCCCTGCCGATGCTGCTGATCCACCGGGTGTCCCGGGACACACAGGGGCGGCCGCTGGAGCGCGTGCGCACGCTGTACCGCGGCGACCGATTCTCCTTCACCGCCCATCTGGGTGGCTGA
- a CDS encoding ABC transporter ATP-binding protein, protein MGIRFDSVTVAYDGNVVLDSLDLTVEPGEVMALLGPSGSGKTTALRAVAGFVRPASGRVFLGDRDVTDLPPHRRGIGMVVQQYALFPHMRVDDNVAFGLKARKVPRGEIRGRVAEALEMTGMAGYARRFPRELSGGQQQRVAIARALAIRPDVLLLDEPLSALDAQLRSGMLAELARLHRELPQVSMLYVTHDQVEALTLADRIAVMDKARLRACGTPRELYRAPADEFTASFVGNANLLPVTVGHGGVGFAGADLKVDTAGAAAGARATLCVRPHLIGLGDGPNRITGTVTEIQWRGSTHRLYVEVDGQQVMADLRELKAPPTYGDVVALHFAPEDATLLPAGVGRDGE, encoded by the coding sequence ATGGGCATCCGCTTCGACTCCGTCACGGTCGCCTACGACGGCAACGTCGTGCTCGACTCGCTCGACCTGACCGTCGAGCCCGGCGAGGTCATGGCGCTCCTCGGGCCGTCCGGATCCGGCAAGACCACCGCGCTGCGGGCGGTCGCCGGGTTCGTACGGCCCGCCTCCGGGCGCGTCTTCCTCGGCGACCGGGACGTGACGGACCTGCCGCCCCACCGGCGTGGCATCGGCATGGTCGTCCAGCAGTACGCCCTCTTCCCGCACATGCGGGTGGACGACAACGTGGCCTTCGGACTGAAGGCCCGCAAGGTTCCCAGAGGCGAGATACGGGGGCGGGTCGCCGAGGCGCTGGAGATGACCGGCATGGCCGGCTACGCCCGCCGCTTCCCGCGGGAGCTGTCCGGCGGGCAGCAGCAGCGCGTCGCCATCGCCCGCGCGCTCGCCATCCGGCCGGACGTACTGCTCCTGGACGAACCGCTGTCCGCGCTCGACGCCCAGCTGCGGTCCGGGATGCTGGCCGAACTCGCCCGGCTCCACCGCGAGTTGCCTCAGGTGTCGATGCTGTACGTCACCCACGACCAGGTCGAGGCACTGACCTTGGCCGATCGGATCGCGGTCATGGACAAGGCGAGGCTGCGGGCCTGTGGAACGCCGAGGGAGCTGTACCGGGCCCCGGCCGACGAGTTCACCGCGTCCTTCGTCGGGAACGCCAACCTGCTGCCGGTGACCGTCGGCCACGGCGGCGTCGGCTTCGCGGGCGCCGATTTGAAGGTCGACACGGCGGGCGCGGCCGCGGGCGCACGGGCCACCTTGTGCGTACGGCCGCATCTGATCGGCCTCGGCGACGGCCCCAACCGGATCACCGGGACCGTCACCGAGATCCAGTGGCGGGGCTCGACCCACCGGCTCTATGTCGAGGTGGACGGGCAGCAGGTGATGGCGGACCTGCGCGAGCTGAAGGCACCGCCGACGTACGGGGATGTGGTTGCCCTGCACTTCGCCCCCGAGGACGCGACACTGCTGCCCGCAGGGGTGGGCCGCGATGGCGAGTAA
- a CDS encoding phosphonatase-like hydrolase encodes MRELTTDIHDIRLVVLDMAGTTVADGGLVERAFEAAAAELGVEPGSADHAEKLDYVRATMGESKISVFRHLFGDEDRARRANTAFEKAYGDLVDAGLVAPVPGAREAIEDIAAGGRGVVLTTGFARVTQDAILAALGWQDLVPLTLCPADAGGRGRPFPDMVLEAFVRTKAAEDVRQVAVVGDTSYDVLSGVRAGAGLVAGVRTGAHGDAEFRAAGATHVLDSVAGLPALLTGAR; translated from the coding sequence GTGAGAGAGTTGACCACCGACATCCACGACATCCGTCTCGTCGTCCTCGACATGGCCGGCACCACCGTCGCCGACGGCGGCCTGGTCGAGCGCGCCTTCGAGGCGGCCGCCGCCGAACTGGGCGTCGAGCCCGGCTCCGCCGACCACGCCGAGAAGCTGGACTACGTCCGCGCCACCATGGGCGAGTCCAAGATCTCCGTCTTCCGGCACCTGTTCGGGGACGAGGATCGCGCCCGGCGCGCCAACACCGCCTTCGAGAAGGCCTACGGCGACCTCGTCGACGCGGGGCTCGTCGCCCCGGTCCCCGGCGCCCGCGAGGCCATCGAGGACATCGCCGCCGGCGGCCGCGGCGTCGTCCTGACCACCGGCTTCGCCCGCGTCACCCAGGACGCCATCCTCGCCGCCCTCGGCTGGCAGGACCTCGTACCGCTCACCCTGTGCCCGGCCGACGCCGGCGGGCGCGGGCGGCCCTTCCCGGACATGGTCCTGGAGGCCTTCGTGCGGACCAAGGCCGCGGAGGACGTCCGGCAGGTCGCCGTCGTGGGCGACACGTCCTACGACGTGCTCAGCGGCGTACGCGCGGGTGCGGGACTGGTCGCCGGCGTCCGCACCGGCGCCCACGGCGACGCCGAGTTCCGGGCCGCCGGCGCCACCCACGTCCTCGACTCCGTCGCCGGCCTGCCCGCGCTGCTCACCGGAGCACGGTGA